The genome window ggagaggaagNNNNNNNNNNNNNNNNNNNNNNNNNNNNNNNNNNNNNNNNNNNNNNNNNNNNNNNNNNNNNNNNNNNNNNNNNNNNNNNNNNNNNNNNNNNNNNNNNNNNNNNNNNNNNNNNNNNNNNNNNNNNNNNNNNNNNNNNNNNNNNNNNNNNNNNNNNNNNNNNNNNNNNNNNNNNNNNNNTGGCCTCAGAACTGTCTCCGGGGAGGCTGGACCTCCCTTTGGGTTGctcttgcctcctctctctggcttcctGCATGACAGACAGGCCCTCTCGGATTTTGGCAGGGGGGCCTTTTTCCGAATAGGCCCTCTTGACATTCAGCGGTGACCTGCCACAGTCGTACGGGCGATCACCCCACTGGACCAcactgccctcctctcccctcctgatGGATTTCGTTGGGGTCCCTTCCTTCTGGTCAGTGGGAGAGGATCTGGACAACACGCAGGCCCCACTGCCCAGATCCTCCCAGGGAGTGGGCTTCGACTCGGCTGTGGAATTCTGGTACCTTGCACTCAGATGTTTACTAACCAAGTCCTTTCTGTCATCCTCAGGGATTCCCAAAACTTTTCTCCTGGGACCCGCGGTGCCAGAAGAGGCCCCTGGATATTTCTCAGTAGGAGCCGAGGGTGGCAGAGCCCACAGAGGAGGGCTGAATTTGGTGTTCGCAGCTGCCCCTGGGGCCTCTGCCGGCTGCTTGCCCGAGCAGGGAGTGGAACCGTGGTTTGCTTCGGCAGAACTGGCTTGTTTCCGGGGACCCTCAGCTTCAGAcctctccttccagctcctcCTTCTTGGTTCCACCCTGCCTTGCTGGCCCGGCCTCTCCTGAGTCGAGCCGCTAGGTGCCGCGGGCATACCCTCCACCAGCTCCTGACCCTCCTGCTTCTTGTACTCTGCCATCAGGGCGTCAATGTCAAGAACGCTGGACCTGTAGCCATCTCTGGTCTTCCCTGGGACCCTCGCACTGACCACCTCAGGGTCCCTTCTGATGAGGAGATCGCTGGCTTCCGGGTGGCTTTTGGAACCTGGGGGTGTTTTGGGGGCATTGCTGGGGGATGTCCTGTTCCCACCATCCTTCCAATTGTTCTGAAAACCGGCGCCATCTTCTGGGCCCCAACGGACCCACAAAGCATCAGCATCCATGATTCTTTCACTAGAAGGCTCCAGAATCCTGTCCCCAAGAGGTGATGGGCGGTCCGTTGGCTTCGGAGGTTTTGAGCAGCTGATGTTGTGGCGTTCTTTGCCCTCTGCCCAGTTGTTACTGCCCTTGGGCTCCAGTGGCTCTTCATGGTTAAGAGAAACCAAGGTGGATGTTAGAGgatgaggagaaggaggcaggactgTTTTTCTAGGATGTTCCGTCAAGTTTTCAGGCCCTGACTTACCAATGCTCTTCGCTTTTTGAGTATCGGGAAGCTGATAGGTCACTGCCAAAAATGTCGCCCTGGGTTCCAAAGAGGACCCCTGCTTCACCGCTGGCCGAGTCGGGTCCTGGGAAGCACCTGGGCTCACCTCCTGGGTCTCCAACCGGTGGTGGGATAGCTCAGGTTTTCTTAAGGCACTGGTGGTGGGGCTCCAATGGTCTGTTCGTCTCTGCTCCACCTTCCAGGAGTTTTCTGGGGCCAGGAAGCGGAATTCATCAAACTTCACGTCGTGGGGCAACGTCCGCCGCCGCCACCTTTCAATCCTCTGGTCCGTGGGACCCGCCTTCCGCATCTTGGCCTCGGGCTCCGGCGACTGGGCCGGCCATGGCTCACCCTCACCAGCAGCCACAGCGAGGGGCCCCTTCTGCACGAGCACTTCTGGATGCGGCTGTGCCCGAAAGCTGGACGGCTCATCCTTACCCCTGGGAGGAAGGTCCAGGGGGAATCCCTGGTGGGGACCCCTTTCCCCCGCTGAGCTGCAGACTCCTGACTTGTTCCTGGCCCCATCAGGCCCCTCGTGCACGGCCTCCCGGATGGCAGCCTGGATGGCCCTCCCAGAGCTGGCTTCGGGGCCGCAGGGCCTGGCTGAGCGCTTGCTGTTGACCTCGGGGCTCCGTTCTGAGCCTTTCTCTTCATTGGCCACCACGGTAGCTTTATGCCAGTTCACGGTCACCCCACATATCCATCTGGGTGACAGGCACTTGCCCCCAAACGTGTCCTTTGGCTCTCGGAAGTCAGGCTTTGGCTCACTGCCTTCATGAGTCCCTCAAGCTTCCCAAATCAAACTGGCCCTTTGGACAGACCCCGCCTGACCTTCCAGCCTGCACTCCGGGTCAGCAGGGGTGACCTCGTGGGACTGCCTCGGGGAGAGGCGAGACCTCC of Ailuropoda melanoleuca isolate Jingjing unplaced genomic scaffold, ASM200744v2 unplaced-scaffold13333, whole genome shotgun sequence contains these proteins:
- the LOC105235275 gene encoding LOW QUALITY PROTEIN: uncharacterized protein KIAA1671-like (The sequence of the model RefSeq protein was modified relative to this genomic sequence to represent the inferred CDS: substituted 1 base at 1 genomic stop codon); translated protein: QKEGHGVDGASVPRSPWKPGSFREKSRQTEWKDSSNQVPGNCRVESSVGARSPSDSTPEDDGSFQTVWATLFEHHVERHTVADQSRHCPSATPPRDVADARVPEIGPRHERSSWLGKDLPEKTNVTKQNSRWVENPHTERWGRTTLSNGEPKQYHVPFPEEQPLDEKLNKNPFLQCSENPPPSQRVEPKYDIVHTVGKCAHSEAVSAASGEKAMTLRSGRSRLSPRQSHEVTPADPECRLEGQAGSVQRASLIWEAXGTHEGSEPKPDFREPKDTFGGKCLSPRWICGVTVNWHKATVVANEEKGSERSPEVNSKRSARPCGPEASSGRAIQAAIREAVHEGPDGARNKSGVCSSAGERGPHQGFPLDLPPRGKDEPSSFRAQPHPEVLVQKGPLAVAAGEGEPWPAQSPEPEAKMRKAGPTDQRIERWRRRTLPHDVKFDEFRFLAPENSWKVEQRRTDHWSPTTSALRKPELSHHRLETQEVSPGASQDPTRPAVKQGSSLEPRATFLAVTYQLPDTQKAKSIGKSGPENLTEHPRKTVLPPSPHPLTSTLVSLNHEEPLEPKGSNNWAEGKERHNISCSKPPKPTDRPSPLGDRILEPSSERIMDADALWVRWGPEDGAGFQNNWKDGGNRTSPSNAPKTPPGSKSHPEASDLLIRRDPEVVSARVPGKTRDGYRSSVLDIDALMAEYKKQEGQELVEGMPAAPSGSTQERPGQQGRVEPRRRSWKERSEAEGPRKQASSAEANHGSTPCSGKQPAEAPGAAANTKFSPPLWALPPSAPTEKYPGASSGTAGPRRKVLGIPEDDRKDLVSKHLSARYQNSTAESKPTPWEDLGSGACVLSRSSPTDQKEGTPTKSIRRGEEGSVVQWGDRPYDCGRSPLNVKRAYSEKGPPAKIREGLSVMQEARERRQEQPKGRSSLPGDSSE